The following coding sequences lie in one Phragmites australis chromosome 8, lpPhrAust1.1, whole genome shotgun sequence genomic window:
- the LOC133927080 gene encoding uncharacterized protein LOC133927080 isoform X1, translating into MDPHPPFDHPHHRRAHPGHHYPDQHRHHYPDQHHHLAGGVGGAAPARSRYDYDSHPIQYLPSDHQQQHHHLLPRVHHPPLPPQPQPPPPPPPPPPHHHHDAPHYAALPLRAAPEPYSPPLYPPPHHQYHQQRHGSDDFRAADEIRRVPSHQHHHPQQQQQLHHQPPQLPWEEAEEERRRYAALQQRLLPPDSRKRHRCAIHDSGDIESTSSTGPPPRRQRQHLHTSYPPDDSFVYRTTTYPGYSRHEGFVAHSDCKGNRKMPTSTSTMLPGSPHSMDAGCPRRTPQKSAPARVCVWQRIEENLPVYAPPSSPRQVLKEVHISPCKTKNTGTALKELASVISLDCKVKSSDSKDSGDNAGLKKSTGKKNEKVLASVLVKPSPEPKEKERAVKKVTMKTDKVQNNVVGFTSGSLGSTACPGAGVKQVKKIFIKKIVRKISAKDKQTSTSIVSDRKDSIDVNSNACEKEEGEITTSSFEKDVIYAHNLVSTSDTTGVGNSVEADKEQNDDLMNLSKSNAASAIEPTDILDTASVSGSQHPEKEDDRSFMNSSDINAASVIKSTKVLGTTRNEHYGKEEDMDSMDSGGENAALLCGNGNSHKEEGMSVSGLMNVAVSKVMSENNAVSVDVVKDDTKDDTRPVCGSENGRREDSNILIGSNEEGELLVNNSFSSPSTAEVSVAACKDVHRKEGIILMGSSEMCVASLGDSVKASTSVTHHEKAPNTLEVSMNGNIQKKESQMPVDSSASQTIQHVEAPNTAKVFINEFVGSEVGKSPMESNEMHLGTFDNSVYTPEFVVAGGTDDSCIQELLHDEKTALNKTDLHLEVADMEFSDLSLSRNVESRIVPLDSDPMEDSSGAVILNNDVGKNTTSEAPELMHLHRAHLSPDNNLSLLHSCDFTSVSGNSEHSVPTALTLGNNIYFSSADSEGQPEENHKLMEGNQGLNVVTVAEFGNIDKRKGESGNDLINAGVQNWLTLPLAANYVNNDAAVSMDRFGLDQIVDERTSVCQDHDSMPDMDQRGSIDAFFCQGHSLKLCGSNMPQSDLLAPKERNKDVENESGIVLPGSSVSSADVLGQYSYRTRDKPIDNTKKPILISSQSAGATGGGLASSQVYVDLDHTYRSNTEDPVIESSTKPDLLPSWIKAIVSEAKKERHPCQSTLFSISSPDKLLGPKEDTKKAVSDSVVISAVISPPRMNITSSTIPKVPSKQVALPSSSREAPRLNQNARHRTWHRDNMSSSNSSLHASQPSGLPPKLPLKKNGKTQNSYIRKGNALIRNPATGNHPHSSSSLDAQNKLSRPVMLRSLNFVRKVDLNDAVAHSNISVERPKTPPLPLHTKSISCTMNLSEPLYPTLQKQQVLETEKEDSIGQVYSVVDNPSVISVQKSEPLDASKVVYVRPKSNQLVSAQGQQLGDSTNSSMDKVHSLQPSITSDLYFKKRKNQIVLGSSTSDVPSAKYMSQAENLNSGESKVLMFASSNNNITVAKDRPNKALQITNTVGSFSHVWTLSGQHPQKKPFVGTSHMKAFPRILPWKRKVFCQNIRRSYSPLLSTSSLGIVRKLLQTRKRGTIYTVSTDGFSLRKSGVLSIGGSSLKWSRSLDKDSQKINEDATLAVAEVERKKRGKRKRQSLRNKGRNDQYSVPVAANHLRNNDKASSDSRVSSTCNDRYVRVNKGNQLVRNPKKVIRMLASEKVRWSLHTVRSRLAKKQQYCQFFTRFGECKKSGGKCSYIHDRAKVAICTKFLKGLCSNTSCKLTHKVLPERMPDCSYFLRGDLFQCHRTLFFTFCLLTYMFGSLAGLCTNTACPYRHVKVNSNAPVCEAFLKGYCADGDECRKKHSYVCPTFEATGECPQQSRCKLHHPQKIIKSKRSRVETLHNSWGRYFDTSIDHDSEERVVSSEEERQKWEHVSGGDLADFIDLGADSDGAVDVDASDDIQLLELDSGNLKMQADNLDALIKPLGIMRTARV; encoded by the exons ATGGATCCGCACCCGCCCTTCGACCACCCgcaccaccgccgcgcccaCCCCGGCCACCACTACCCCGACCAGCACCGCCACCACTACCCCGACCAGCACCACCACTTGGCCGGCGGTGTCGGCGGCGCTGCCCCCGCGCGGTCCAGGTACGACTACGACTCCCACCCGATCCAGTACCTCCCTTCCGACCACCAGCAACAGCACCATCACCTCCTCCCGCGCGTCCACCacccgccgctgccgccccagccccagcccccgccgccgccaccacctcccccGCCACACCACCACCACGACGCCCCACACTACGCCGCCCTCCCGCTCCGCGCCGCACCGGAACCATACTCCCCGCCGCTGTATCCCCCTCCCCACCACCAGTACCACCAACAGCGTCACGGAAGCGACGACTTCCGCGCCGCCGACGAGATCCGCCGCGTCCCCAGCCACCAACACCACCatccgcagcagcagcagcagctccatCACCAGCCGCCCCAGCTCCCATGGgaggaggctgaggaggagaggCGCCGCTATGCCGCCCTCCAGCAGCGGTTATTACCGCCCGACTCGCGGAAGAGGCACCGCTGCGCCATACACGACTCGGGTGACATCGAGAGCACCTCCAGCACTGGTCCACCTCCCCGCCGCCAGAGGCAGCACCTGCACACCAGCTACCCTCCGGATGATAGTTTTGTATATAGGACAACCACCTATCCGGGTTACAGCAGGCATGAGGGCTTCGTGGCGCACAGCGACTGTAAGGGTAACAGGAAGATGCCGACATCCACATCGACTATGCTGCCTGGCTCACCTCACTCTATGGATGCTGGGTGTCCAAGACGCACCCCGCAGAAGAGTGCCCCTGCGAGAGTGTGTGTGTGGCAGCGGATTGAGGAGAATCTCCCAGTGTATGCGCCCCCGTCTTCTCCGCGGCAGGTGCTAAAGGAAGTGCATATTTCACCCTGCAAGACGAAGAACACTGGGACTGCATTGAAGGAATTGGCCAGTGTGATTTCTCTGGATTGCAAGGTGAAGAGTTCTGATTCTAAGGATAGTGGTGATAATGCAGGATTGAAGAAGAGTACtggaaagaaaaatgagaaggtGTTGGCCTCGGTGCTTGTGAAGCCTTCACCAGAGcccaaggaaaaagaaagggcTGTTAAAAAGGTCACCATGAAGACTGATAAGGTTCAAAATAATGTTGTGGGTTTCACTAGTGGAAGTCTGGGCTCGACTGCTTGTCCTGGAGCTGGTGTGAAgcaagtgaaaaaaatattcatcaagaAGATTGTTAGGAAGATCAGTGCTAAAGATAAACAAACGAGTACTTCAATAGTCTCAGACAGGAAGGATAGTATCGATGTGAACTCAAATGCTTGTGAGAAGGAAGAAGGTGAGATCACAACGTCATCTTTTGAAAAGGATGTTATTTATGCACACAATTTGGTCAGCACTAGCGATACAACTGGTGTTGGTAATAGTGTGGAGGCTGACAAGGAACAAAATGACGACTTGATGAATCTGAGCAAAAGCAATGCTGCTTCAGCCATTGAACCTACAGATATTCTTGATACAGCAAGTGTTAGCGGGAGTCAACATCCTGAAAAAGAAGACGATAGAAGCTTCATGAATTCAAGTGATATTAATGCTGCTTCAGTCATTAAATCTACTAAAGTACTTGGTACAACTAGGAATGAGCATTATGGGAAAGAAGAGGATATGGATTCCATGGATTCAGGTGGTGAAAATGCTGCTCTTCTGTGTGGGAATGGTAACTCTCATAAGGAAGAGGGCATGTCTGTTTCAGGTTTAATGAACGTTGCAGTTTCTAAGGTTATGAGTGAAAATAATGCTGTCTCTGTGGATGTAGTTAAGGATGATACAAAAGATGATACAAGGCCAGTTTGTGGAAGTGAGAATGGCAGGAGGGAAGATAGTAATATATTGATTGGTTCAAATGAAGAAGGTGAGCTCCTTGTAAATAATTCCTTTAGTAGTCCTAGTACAGCTGAAGTTAGTGTGGCCGCGTGCAAGGATGTTCACAGAAAAGAGGGTATTATTTTGATGGGTTCAAGTGAAATGTGCGTTGCTTCTTTAGGTGACTCCGTCAAAGCTTCTACTTCTGTGACACACCATGAGAAGGCTCCTAATACATTGGAAGTTAGCATGAATGGGAATATTCAGAAGAAAGAGAGCCAGATGCCCGTTGATTCAAGTGCTTCTCAAACAATACAGCATGTAGAAGCTCCTAATACAGCTAAAGTTTTTATCAATGAGTTCGTTGGGAGTGAAGTGGGTAAGAGTCCCATGGAGTCAAATGAAATGCATCTTGGCACTTTTGATAATTCTGTGTATACTCCAGAATTTGTTGTAGCTGGTGGAACTGATGATAGCTGCATTCAAGAGCTTCTCCATGATGAGAAAACTGCTTTAAATAAGACAGATTTGCACCTGGAAGTTGCAGATATGGAGTTCTCGGATCTGTCATTATCCAGAAATGTAGAGAGCAGAATTGTGCCGCTGGATAGTGATCCCATGGAGGATTCCTCTGGTGCTGTTATTTTGAATAATGATGTAGGAAAGAACACTACATCTGAAGCACCAGAACTGATGCATCTTCATAGAGCACATTTGTCTCCTGACAACAATTTATCCTTGTTACATTCCTGTGATTTTACATCTGTATCTGGTAATAGTGAGCACTCTGTTCCTACAGCTCTGACCCTTGGTAATAATATCTATTTCAGTAGTGCTGACAGTGAGGGACAGCCTGAGGAAAACCATAAGCTAATGGAAGGAAACCAAGGATTGAATGTTGTGACGGTGGCGGAATTTGGTAATATcgacaaaagaaaaggtgaatcTGGCAATGACTTGATCAATGCTGGTGTTCAGAACTGGTTGACTTTACCACTGGCAGCCAACTATGTAAATAATGATGCTGCTGTTAGTATGGATAGGTTTGGTTTGGACCAGATTGTGGATGAACGCACTTCTGTTTGTCAGGATCATGATAGTATGCCAGATATGGACCAGCGTGGGAGTATTGATGCGTTCTTTTGTCAGGGTCACAGCCTTAAGCTATGTGGTAGCAATATGCCACAATCTGACTTGTTGGCACCCAAAGAGAGAAATAAGGATGTTGAGAATGAGAGTGGCATTGTTCTCCCAGGCTCTTCTGTTAGTTCTGCAGATGTTTTAGGTCAATATAGCTATCGCACGAGGGATAAACCTATAGATAACACTAAGAAACCCATTCTCATATCTTCACAATCTGCTGGTGCAACAGGTGGAGGGTTAGCTTCTTCTCAGGTATATGTTGATCTCGATCACACCTATCGCAGTAATACTGAGGATCCTGTGATTGAGTCAAGCACAAAGCCTGATTTGTTACCTTCTTGGATCAAAGCCATTGTTTCAGAAGCTAAAAAAGAACGTCATCCATGCCAATCCACTCTATTTTCTATTAGTTCTCCAGACAAGTTATTAGGACCAAAGGAGGATACCAAGAAGGCAGTGTCGGATTCAGTAGTAATCTCTGCAGTAATATCTCCTCCCAGGATGAATATAACAAGTTCCACAATTCCCAAGGTACCTAGTAAGCAGGTGGCTTTGCCCAGTTCATCCCGAGAGGCCCCTCGCTTAAACCAGAATGCAAGGCACAGAACATGGCATCGTGACAATATGTCATCTTCTAATTCATCTTTGCATGCTTCGCAGCCTTCAGGATTGCCCCCTAAACTACCACTGAAGAAGAATGgcaaaactcaaaactcttaTATCCGCAAGGGTAATGCCCTCATTAGAAATCCAGCTACCGGAAATCATCCTCATTCTTCTTCTAGCCTGGATGCTCAAAATAAGTTGAGTAGGCCCGTTATGCTGAGAAGCTTGAACTTTGTCAGGAAAGTTGATTTAAACGATGCTGTAGCACATTCTAATATTTCAGTTGAAAGACCCAAGACTCCACCTTTGCCACTTCACACCAAATCCATCAGTTGCACTATGAACCTTTCAGAGCCATTGTATCCGACATTGCAGAAGCAGCAGGTTCTTGAAACCGAAAAGGAAGATTCTATTGGGCAGGTTTATTCAGTTGTTGACAACCCAAGCGTTATTAGTGTTCAGAAATCTGAACCCCTGGATGCTAGTAAAGTGGTTTATGTAAGACCAAAGTCAAATCAATTAGTTTCTGCACAGGGGCAACAACTTGGTGACTCAACTAACAGTTCGATGGATAAGGTTCATTCATTGCAGCCATCCATAACATCTGATCTCTActtcaagaaaaggaaaaatcagATTGTTTTGGGTTCCTCCACTTCTGATGTTCCGAGTGCAAAATATATGTCTCAGGCTGAGAATTTAAACTCAGGTGAGAGTAAAGTTCTAATGTTTGCATCCTCCAACAATAATATAACTGTGGCCAAGGACAGACCAAATAAAG CTCTTCAGATAACAAATACGGTGGGAAGTTTCTCTCACGTGTGGACACTTAGTGGACAACATCCACAGAAGAAACCTTTTGTGGGAACTAGTCATATGAAGGCCTTTCCACGTATACTTCCATGGAAAAGAAAAGTATTCTGCCAGAACATCAGACGCAGTTACTCTCCATTGTTGAGTACAAGCTCCTTAGGAATAGTCAG AAAACTACTGCAAACAAGGAAGAGAGGTACGATTTATACTGTCTCTACTGATGGATTCTCTCTACGGAAATCTGGGGTGTTAAGTATAGGTGGATCaagtttgaaatggtcaaggtCCCTTGATAAAGATTCTCAAAAGATCAATGAG GATGCTACGCTTGCAGTTGCTGAagtagaaagaaagaaaagagggaaGAGAAAGCGACAATCTCTCCGTAACAAGGGAAGAAATG ATCAATACTCTGTACCTGTTGCTGCCAATCACTTAAGAAATAACGACAAAGCATCTTCAGATTCAAGGGTGTCATCAACTTGCAACGA CAGATATGTGCGCGTTAACAAGGGTAACCAACTGGTCAGAAATCCAAAGAAAGTAATCCGCATGCTAGCAAGTGAGAAAGTAAGATGGAGTTTGCACACTGTTAGATCACGCTTGGCGAAGAAACAACAGTACTGCCAATTCTTCACTCGCTTCGGCGAGTGTAAAAAATCTGGGGGCAAGTGTTCCTATATTCATGACCGAGCTAAAGTGGCTATCTGTACTAAATTTCTTAAAGGCTTGTGTTCTAATACTAGTTGCAAACTGACTCACAAG GTCCTTCCAGAAAGAATGCCTGATTGTTCTTACTTTCTGCGAGGTGATTTATTTCAGTGTCACCGCACCCTTTTTTTTACCTTCTGTTTGCTTACATACATGTTTGGCTCGCTAGCAGGACTCTGTACCAACACAGCCTGTCCCTATAGACATGTGAAAGTGAACTCGAATGCACCTGTTTGTGAAGCTTTTTTGAAGGGATACTGTGCTGATGGTGATGAG TGTCGTAAAAAGCACAGCTATGTATGCCCCACCTTTGAGGCTACTGGAGAGTGCCCACAACAATCAAGATGCAAGCTTCATCACCCccaaaaaataatcaaatccAAGAGAAGCAGAGTAGAGACCCTCCACAACAGCTGGGGCCGGTATTTTGACACAAGCATTGACCATGACAGTGAGGAAAGGGTAGTTTCTTCAGAAGAAGAGCGGCAGAAATGGGAACATGTCTCTGGTGGGGACCTTGCTGACTTCATTGACCTTGGTGCGGATAGTGATGGTGCTGTGGATGTGGATGCTTCGGATGACATACAACTTTTGGAATTGGACTCGGGGAATCTCAAGATGCAGGCTGATAATCTTGATGCGCTAATCAAGCCACTTGGGATAATGAGAACAGCAAGAGTTTGA